A window of the Bacteroides thetaiotaomicron VPI-5482 genome harbors these coding sequences:
- a CDS encoding cytochrome c biogenesis protein, with protein MINWDNFYVFAAVSICLWLAGAVFALRSSSKSKVAIGFTSGGIIILGVFIAGLWIFLQRPPLRTMGETRLWYSFFMGIAGLLTYIRWKYRWILSFSTLLSTVFVIINLMKPEIHDQSLMPALQSVWFIPHVTVYMFSYSVLGCAFIIALTGLFRHKEEYLHTADNLVYAGVAFLSIGMLLGSLWAKEAWGNYWSWDPKETWAAITWMGYLLYIHLRLFRRTGRKTLYVLLIVSFLALQMCWYGVNYLPAAQQSVHLYNRNN; from the coding sequence ATGATAAACTGGGATAATTTTTATGTATTTGCAGCAGTATCCATCTGCCTATGGCTGGCAGGAGCTGTATTTGCCCTTCGTTCGTCATCGAAGAGTAAGGTGGCAATCGGATTTACTTCCGGCGGCATTATTATATTGGGAGTATTTATTGCCGGATTATGGATATTCCTCCAGCGCCCTCCATTACGCACTATGGGAGAAACCCGCTTGTGGTATTCATTCTTCATGGGAATAGCAGGATTACTAACCTATATCAGATGGAAGTATCGCTGGATTCTCTCTTTCTCGACGTTACTTTCCACAGTTTTTGTGATCATTAATTTGATGAAGCCCGAGATACACGATCAGTCATTGATGCCTGCGCTGCAAAGTGTATGGTTTATCCCGCATGTGACCGTATATATGTTCTCTTACTCCGTTCTGGGATGTGCTTTCATCATCGCCCTGACCGGACTGTTCCGTCATAAAGAAGAATACCTGCATACAGCAGACAATCTGGTCTACGCAGGTGTCGCCTTTCTTTCCATCGGTATGCTACTCGGTTCTCTCTGGGCAAAGGAGGCTTGGGGAAACTACTGGAGCTGGGACCCTAAAGAAACTTGGGCAGCCATCACCTGGATGGGATATTTGCTCTACATTCACCTCCGCCTGTTCAGAAGAACCGGACGGAAAACACTCTACGTCCTGCTCATAGTCTCCTTCCTTGCTTTACAAATGTGCTGGTATGGAGTCAACTACCTGCCGGCGGCCCAACAAAGCGTACATTTATATAATCGTAATAACTAA
- the folD gene encoding bifunctional methylenetetrahydrofolate dehydrogenase/methenyltetrahydrofolate cyclohydrolase FolD has protein sequence MTLIDGKAISEQVKQEIAAEVAEIVARGGKRPHLAAILVGHDGGSETYVAAKVKACEVCGFKSSLIRYESDVTEEELLAKVRELNNDDDVDGFIVQLPLPKHISEQKVIETIDYRKDVDGFHPINVGRMSIGLPCYVSATPNGILELLKRYEIETSGKKCVVLGRSNIVGKPMASLMMQKAYPGDATVTVCHSRSKDLVKECQEADIIIAALGQPNFVKEEMVKEGAVVIDVGTTRVPDASKKSGFKLTGDVKFDEVAPKCSFITPVPGGVGPMTIVSLMKNTLLAGKKAIYK, from the coding sequence ATGACTTTGATAGACGGAAAAGCCATTTCCGAACAAGTGAAACAAGAGATTGCAGCCGAAGTAGCCGAAATTGTTGCTCGTGGCGGTAAACGCCCGCATCTGGCAGCAATCCTTGTAGGACATGATGGTGGCAGCGAAACGTATGTAGCCGCCAAAGTAAAAGCCTGCGAAGTATGTGGATTCAAATCTTCCCTCATCCGTTACGAAAGTGACGTGACCGAAGAAGAACTACTCGCCAAAGTACGCGAACTGAATAATGACGACGACGTAGACGGATTTATCGTACAGCTCCCGTTACCCAAACATATCTCCGAACAGAAAGTTATCGAAACGATCGACTATCGTAAAGATGTAGACGGATTCCACCCTATCAACGTGGGACGCATGTCTATCGGACTTCCCTGCTATGTATCCGCCACCCCGAACGGTATTCTTGAACTGCTGAAACGCTATGAGATAGAGACGTCGGGAAAGAAATGTGTTGTACTCGGCCGCAGCAATATTGTAGGCAAACCGATGGCTTCACTGATGATGCAGAAAGCGTACCCGGGAGATGCAACTGTTACTGTATGCCACAGCCGCAGCAAAGACCTGGTAAAAGAATGTCAGGAAGCAGATATTATTATCGCTGCTTTGGGCCAACCCAACTTCGTGAAAGAAGAAATGGTAAAAGAAGGTGCAGTAGTAATCGACGTAGGTACCACCCGTGTTCCGGATGCCAGCAAAAAATCCGGTTTCAAACTGACAGGCGATGTGAAGTTTGATGAGGTAGCGCCGAAGTGCTCATTCATCACTCCCGTACCGGGCGGCGTGGGTCCAATGACGATTGTATCACTGATGAAAAATACACTTTTAGCCGGTAAAAAAGCTATTTATAAGTAG
- a CDS encoding endonuclease/exonuclease/phosphatase family protein: protein MFLPRNNSQVRHHRKDDGDSRKIFVMTVIFFIMLFFVPSYIIGQTSFTRQTSLIEKESFSNKQSVSQKKSSAEERIPFRVMSWNVENLFDTHHDTLKNDNEFLPDAIRHWNYTKYKKKLADMARVITAVGEWNPPALVGLCEVENDSVLRDLTQRSPLKELGYRYVMTSSPDLRGIDVALLYQRDLFKLLSFRSIPIPSFKHHRPTRDLLHVSGLLLTGDTLDVIVCHLPSRSGGAKESEPYRLHAARILRTEADSLLNIRLHPQLVIMGDFNDYPTNKSIKEILEATAPKHSVTFPNPRKLYHLLARKATSRHFGSYKYHGEWGLLDHLIVSGNLLDASSKFFTGEDKANVARLPFLLTEDKKYGDDEPFRTYKGMKYQGGISDHLPIYADFELIIY from the coding sequence ATGTTCCTGCCAAGAAATAACAGTCAGGTAAGACATCATAGAAAAGATGATGGTGATAGCAGAAAAATATTTGTTATGACCGTCATCTTTTTTATAATGCTCTTTTTTGTGCCCTCTTATATCATAGGGCAAACATCCTTTACAAGGCAAACTTCCCTTATCGAAAAAGAATCGTTCAGCAATAAACAATCTGTTTCCCAAAAGAAGTCTTCCGCTGAAGAACGAATCCCCTTTCGTGTCATGAGCTGGAATGTTGAAAACCTCTTTGATACTCACCACGACACACTAAAGAACGATAACGAATTTCTCCCCGACGCTATCCGTCACTGGAACTACACCAAGTACAAGAAGAAACTGGCTGATATGGCCCGTGTCATCACTGCCGTCGGTGAATGGAATCCACCCGCCCTTGTAGGTCTTTGTGAAGTAGAAAACGACAGCGTACTACGTGACCTCACACAACGTTCTCCTTTAAAGGAACTGGGGTATCGGTATGTTATGACAAGTTCTCCCGATCTGAGAGGGATTGATGTCGCTTTATTATATCAACGTGACCTATTCAAATTATTATCTTTCCGGTCTATCCCCATTCCCTCATTCAAGCATCATCGCCCCACAAGAGATTTACTGCACGTCAGCGGACTATTATTAACCGGAGATACACTTGATGTAATCGTCTGCCATCTGCCTTCCCGGTCCGGTGGAGCCAAGGAATCAGAACCTTACCGGCTACACGCCGCCCGAATACTACGCACAGAAGCCGACAGTCTGCTGAACATCCGCCTTCATCCGCAACTGGTCATCATGGGAGATTTCAATGACTACCCAACCAATAAATCCATCAAAGAGATATTAGAAGCTACTGCCCCCAAACACTCAGTCACCTTCCCCAATCCCCGAAAACTCTACCATCTGCTTGCCCGAAAAGCAACATCCCGCCATTTTGGCTCCTATAAATATCACGGAGAATGGGGATTGCTCGACCATTTGATTGTATCCGGCAATTTACTCGATGCTTCCTCTAAATTCTTCACCGGTGAAGACAAGGCAAATGTTGCCCGTCTCCCCTTTCTATTAACTGAAGACAAGAAATACGGTGACGACGAACCTTTCCGTACCTATAAAGGAATGAAATATCAGGGAGGAATCAGTGATCATCTTCCTATTTACGCAGATTTTGAACTAATTATATACTAG
- a CDS encoding cytochrome c peroxidase — protein sequence MKRSTKLIVAFLVVVAALAVTYRLMHRVPSADLEANVQMQQIITDAGCLRCHTSTPELPFYANMPVAGKIVMEDVSKAYRAFDMTQMEKDMKEGRPLNPVDLAKVEKVILDGKMPQAKYYLVHWGASFNDAKKEVALSWVKNHRMGLYTDVAVAPDFINEPIRPIADSISVDVRKVVLGNLLYHDTRLSADNTVSCASCHGLDTGGVDNKQYSEGVGGQLGGVNAPTVYNAAYNFVQFWDGRAGTLAEQAAGPPLNPVEMACESFDQIISKLAEDKNFVVAFNEVYPDGLSEKNITNAIQEFEKTLLTPNSRFDRYLKGQKDAITADEIAGYDLFKKYDCATCHVGEILGGQSYELIGVQHDYFADRQAEMTEEDNGRFKQTKAERDRHRFKVPGLRNIELTAPYFHDGSMATMDDAVRAMAKYQLGIDLPQPEVDKIVAFLRTLTGEYKGKLLTNKNMI from the coding sequence ATGAAGAGAAGTACAAAACTAATCGTAGCATTTTTGGTAGTCGTGGCGGCATTGGCAGTCACTTACCGACTGATGCACCGGGTGCCTTCTGCCGATTTGGAAGCAAACGTACAGATGCAACAGATTATTACGGATGCAGGATGCCTGAGATGCCATACCTCAACACCGGAACTACCGTTCTATGCAAATATGCCTGTCGCCGGAAAAATTGTAATGGAAGACGTGAGCAAAGCCTATCGCGCTTTCGACATGACTCAGATGGAGAAAGACATGAAGGAAGGGCGCCCTCTCAATCCGGTTGACCTGGCTAAAGTAGAAAAAGTAATCCTCGACGGAAAGATGCCGCAGGCAAAGTATTACCTTGTACATTGGGGAGCTTCTTTCAACGATGCAAAGAAAGAGGTAGCACTGAGCTGGGTAAAAAATCACCGCATGGGACTGTATACCGATGTAGCGGTAGCACCTGATTTCATTAACGAACCGATTCGTCCTATTGCCGACTCGATCTCAGTCGATGTACGCAAAGTGGTCTTAGGAAATCTGTTGTATCACGACACCCGCTTATCGGCAGACAACACCGTTTCATGTGCCAGCTGTCATGGCCTGGATACCGGTGGCGTTGACAACAAGCAGTATTCTGAAGGAGTAGGCGGTCAGTTGGGCGGTGTCAATGCCCCGACCGTATACAATGCTGCCTATAACTTTGTTCAATTCTGGGACGGACGTGCCGGAACTCTGGCAGAACAAGCTGCCGGCCCTCCATTGAATCCGGTAGAAATGGCTTGCGAGTCATTCGATCAGATCATCAGCAAACTGGCAGAAGACAAGAATTTCGTAGTAGCATTCAACGAAGTATATCCCGACGGATTGAGCGAAAAGAATATCACAAATGCTATTCAGGAGTTCGAAAAGACATTGCTGACTCCTAATTCACGCTTCGACCGTTATCTGAAAGGACAGAAAGATGCCATCACCGCAGATGAAATCGCCGGATACGACCTTTTCAAGAAATATGATTGTGCGACTTGTCATGTGGGAGAAATCCTCGGCGGACAATCTTATGAACTGATCGGTGTACAGCATGATTATTTCGCAGACCGTCAGGCAGAAATGACTGAAGAAGACAACGGACGATTCAAGCAGACAAAAGCAGAGCGTGACCGCCACCGCTTCAAAGTGCCGGGATTGAGAAATATCGAACTGACCGCTCCTTATTTCCACGACGGCAGCATGGCTACTATGGATGATGCGGTTCGCGCCATGGCCAAATATCAGTTAGGCATCGACCTGCCACAACCGGAAGTAGATAAGATTGTCGCCTTCCTCCGTACACTGACCGGAGAGTATAAAGGCAAATTACTGACGAATAAGAACATGATCTGA
- a CDS encoding FtsB family cell division protein produces MDKLITIWSFICRRKYLITVVAFAVIIGFLDENSLFRRLGYEREISQLKEEIEKYRADYEENTKRLNELNSNPDAIEQVAREKYLMKKPNEDIYVFEDNK; encoded by the coding sequence ATGGATAAACTGATCACTATCTGGAGTTTCATATGCCGGCGCAAGTATCTTATCACCGTCGTTGCATTTGCTGTTATCATTGGTTTTCTGGACGAGAACAGCCTGTTCCGCCGTCTGGGATACGAACGCGAAATCAGCCAGCTGAAAGAAGAGATAGAAAAATACCGGGCGGACTACGAAGAGAACACCAAACGTCTCAACGAGCTGAACAGCAATCCGGATGCTATCGAACAGGTGGCACGTGAAAAGTATCTGATGAAGAAGCCCAACGAAGATATTTACGTTTTTGAAGATAATAAATGA
- a CDS encoding aminoacyl-histidine dipeptidase — translation MEKKDLKPAGVFKYFEEICQVPRPSKKEEKIIAYLKAFGAKHNLETNVDEAGNVLIKKPATPGKENFQTVILQSHIDMVCEKNNDVQHDFLTDPIETEIDGEWLKAKGTTLGADNGIGVATELAILADDSIEHGPLECLFTVDEETGLTGAFELKEGFMSGDILLNLDSEDEGEIFIGCAGGIDSVAEFSYKEVEVPAGYFFFKVEVKGLKGGHSGGDIHLGRGNANKILNRFLSRMANRQDLYLCEINGGNLRNAIPREAYAICAVPEDAKHDVRTELNIFTSEVENELAVTEPDLKLVLESETPRKMAIDQDTTTRLLKALYAAPHGVYAMSQDIPGLVETSTNLASVKMKPNHIIRIETSQRSSILSARNDMANTVRAVFQLAGADVTFGEGYPGWKPNPHSAILEVAAESYKRLFGVEAKVKAIHAGLECGLFLDKYPTLDMISFGPTLTGVHSPDERMHIPSVEKFWKHLLDILAHVPAKK, via the coding sequence ATGGAAAAAAAAGACCTTAAGCCGGCTGGCGTATTCAAGTATTTTGAGGAAATCTGCCAAGTGCCGCGTCCTTCCAAGAAGGAAGAGAAAATAATTGCCTACCTAAAGGCATTCGGAGCAAAACATAACCTGGAGACCAATGTAGATGAAGCAGGAAACGTACTGATCAAAAAGCCTGCCACTCCGGGCAAAGAAAACTTTCAGACTGTCATATTGCAATCGCACATCGACATGGTGTGTGAAAAGAACAATGATGTACAGCACGACTTCCTCACCGATCCCATCGAAACAGAAATAGACGGAGAATGGCTGAAAGCCAAAGGAACTACCCTCGGAGCTGATAACGGTATCGGTGTAGCTACCGAACTGGCTATCCTGGCGGATGACAGCATCGAGCACGGCCCGCTGGAATGCCTGTTCACCGTAGATGAAGAAACCGGTCTGACCGGAGCTTTCGAGCTGAAAGAAGGTTTCATGAGCGGTGATATTCTGCTGAACCTCGACTCCGAAGATGAAGGAGAAATCTTTATCGGATGCGCCGGAGGTATCGACTCCGTTGCAGAGTTTAGTTATAAAGAAGTAGAAGTCCCCGCAGGATATTTCTTCTTCAAAGTAGAAGTAAAAGGACTGAAAGGCGGACACTCCGGTGGTGATATTCACTTGGGACGGGGCAATGCAAACAAGATACTGAACCGATTCCTGTCCCGAATGGCTAACCGTCAGGATCTGTATCTCTGCGAAATAAACGGAGGTAACCTGCGCAATGCCATCCCCCGCGAAGCATACGCTATCTGTGCAGTTCCCGAAGATGCCAAACATGACGTCCGCACGGAACTGAATATCTTCACCAGTGAAGTAGAAAACGAACTGGCCGTTACCGAACCGGACCTGAAACTGGTTCTTGAATCGGAAACTCCCCGTAAGATGGCTATCGATCAGGATACTACTACCCGCTTGCTGAAAGCATTGTATGCTGCTCCTCACGGTGTATATGCCATGAGTCAGGATATCCCCGGACTGGTAGAGACTTCAACCAACCTTGCTTCTGTCAAAATGAAACCGAACCATATTATCCGCATCGAAACCAGCCAACGCAGCTCTATCTTATCTGCACGCAATGACATGGCGAATACGGTTCGTGCCGTCTTCCAGCTGGCAGGCGCCGATGTGACCTTCGGTGAAGGTTATCCGGGATGGAAGCCGAATCCTCATTCGGCTATCCTCGAAGTGGCAGCAGAATCTTACAAACGACTTTTCGGTGTAGAGGCGAAAGTGAAAGCAATTCACGCAGGACTGGAATGCGGTCTGTTCCTCGACAAGTATCCGACATTAGACATGATTTCTTTCGGACCTACCCTCACCGGAGTACACTCTCCAGACGAACGGATGCACATCCCTTCCGTTGAGAAGTTCTGGAAGCACCTGTTGGATATTCTGGCACATGTTCCTGCCAAGAAATAA
- a CDS encoding RNA polymerase sigma-70 factor yields METFDEKQLLKAISEGDEKAFKTFFLYYYPRIKGFINGLLQSQEEAEDLSQDIFLTLWNNRSSLHTINNLKPYLFRISKNAVYRHIERALLFRNYQQKETEKYSPPQESNETDDTIHLKELELLVTMVVEKMPPQRQKIYKMSRESGMNNEEIARELGINKRTVENHLSQALTDIRKILFITFILFF; encoded by the coding sequence ATGGAAACCTTTGACGAAAAACAACTTCTGAAGGCTATTAGCGAAGGAGATGAGAAAGCCTTTAAAACTTTCTTCCTATACTACTATCCCCGCATCAAAGGGTTTATCAACGGACTACTGCAATCGCAGGAAGAGGCCGAAGATTTATCGCAGGACATCTTTCTTACGTTATGGAACAACCGCTCATCTCTCCATACCATCAATAACCTTAAACCTTATCTTTTCCGCATTTCCAAAAATGCGGTATACCGGCACATCGAACGCGCACTACTGTTCAGGAACTATCAGCAGAAAGAAACTGAAAAGTATAGCCCGCCACAGGAAAGCAACGAAACAGATGACACCATCCATCTCAAAGAACTCGAACTATTGGTGACAATGGTTGTAGAAAAAATGCCTCCGCAACGACAGAAAATATATAAGATGAGCCGGGAATCAGGAATGAACAACGAAGAAATAGCCCGCGAACTAGGCATCAACAAACGAACAGTAGAGAACCACCTTTCACAAGCACTTACCGACATCCGAAAAATATTATTCATAACCTTTATTCTATTTTTCTAA
- a CDS encoding OmpH family outer membrane protein, translating into MNRINYLMNGLAALAFIVLFSQCAGKADNQVATTPASANAELSGMKIAYVEIDTLLAKYNFCIDLNEAMVKKSENVRMTLNQKMTALNKEKQEFQKKYESNAFLSPERAQQEYNRLAKMEQDLQELSNKLQNGLMEDNNANSLLFRDSINAFLKEYNKTRGYSLIFSNTGFDNLLYADSAYNITKEIVDGLNARYSSAKK; encoded by the coding sequence ATGAATAGAATAAACTACCTCATGAACGGTTTAGCTGCACTTGCGTTTATCGTTTTATTCTCACAATGCGCCGGCAAAGCTGATAATCAAGTTGCAACTACTCCGGCTTCGGCTAATGCAGAATTGTCTGGAATGAAAATAGCTTATGTTGAAATAGATACCTTGTTGGCTAAATACAATTTCTGTATTGACTTGAATGAGGCTATGGTAAAGAAGAGCGAAAATGTTCGCATGACGCTGAACCAGAAGATGACAGCTTTGAACAAAGAAAAACAGGAATTCCAAAAGAAATATGAAAGCAATGCTTTCCTTTCACCCGAAAGAGCTCAGCAGGAATACAATCGTTTGGCTAAAATGGAACAGGATTTGCAGGAATTGAGCAATAAACTTCAAAATGGCCTGATGGAAGACAATAATGCTAACAGTCTGCTTTTCCGTGATTCTATCAACGCTTTCCTGAAAGAATATAATAAAACTCGTGGATATAGCCTGATCTTCAGCAACACAGGTTTCGATAATCTGCTTTATGCTGATAGTGCATATAATATCACAAAAGAAATTGTAGATGGATTGAATGCCAGATATTCATCTGCTAAGAAATAA
- a CDS encoding PspC domain-containing protein: MENNKKLTRSRKERMIAGVCGGLAEYLGWDPTLVRIVYALATIFTAFAGIIIYLILWIIMPEERYSDGYSGRMNQRLH; encoded by the coding sequence ATGGAAAACAACAAAAAACTGACTCGTTCCAGAAAAGAACGAATGATAGCCGGAGTATGCGGAGGTTTAGCCGAATACTTGGGATGGGACCCTACTCTAGTAAGAATAGTCTATGCGCTGGCTACCATCTTCACTGCTTTTGCAGGAATCATTATTTACCTTATTCTATGGATCATTATGCCGGAAGAAAGGTATAGCGACGGATACAGTGGCAGAATGAATCAACGTTTACATTAG
- a CDS encoding CapA family protein: MKELLVSLLLVTQFSCISKAQENDTTTQILTTDSLQTDTLSLLFAGDLMQHQGQINAARTATGGYDYSSYFEYVKDEIQSADFAIANLEVTLGGKPYKGYPAFSAPDEYLTAIHNAGFNVLITANNHSLDRGRKGLERTIQLIDSLKIPHAGTYLNAEERENKYPLLLEKKGFRIAILNYTYGTNGIPVTPPNIVNYIDTTIISKDIEASKTLNPDAIIACMHWGIEYQSLPDKEQKFLTYWLLQKGVNHIIGCHPHVVQPIEVREDSLTNEKHLVVYSLGNYISNMSARRTDGGLMVKMELVKDSTTRLNHCEYSLVWTARPVQSKKKNHQLLPINFPTDSISVNARNSLRIFANDARALFNKHNRGIKEYLFYKKK, from the coding sequence ATGAAAGAACTATTAGTATCCCTTCTCCTGGTTACACAATTCTCTTGTATCAGCAAAGCGCAAGAAAATGATACTACCACACAGATACTGACAACTGACAGTCTGCAAACAGACACCCTTTCGCTTCTTTTTGCAGGTGACCTCATGCAGCATCAAGGACAAATTAACGCTGCACGTACTGCGACAGGAGGCTACGATTATTCCAGCTATTTTGAATATGTCAAAGACGAAATCCAAAGTGCTGACTTTGCCATAGCTAATCTGGAAGTTACTCTCGGAGGAAAACCGTACAAAGGCTATCCCGCTTTCAGCGCTCCCGATGAATATCTGACCGCTATTCATAATGCCGGATTCAATGTACTGATAACCGCCAATAACCATAGTCTCGACCGTGGCAGAAAAGGCTTGGAACGCACCATACAATTAATAGACTCCTTAAAAATTCCACACGCCGGAACGTACCTCAACGCTGAAGAGCGTGAAAATAAATACCCTCTTTTATTAGAAAAAAAAGGCTTCCGCATTGCCATACTCAACTATACATACGGAACAAACGGAATCCCTGTCACTCCGCCCAATATCGTCAATTATATTGATACGACCATTATATCCAAAGATATCGAAGCAAGTAAAACACTGAATCCCGATGCGATTATTGCTTGTATGCATTGGGGGATCGAATACCAGTCACTCCCCGACAAAGAACAGAAGTTTCTGACCTATTGGCTGCTTCAAAAAGGAGTAAATCACATAATCGGTTGTCATCCGCATGTTGTGCAACCTATCGAAGTTCGCGAAGACAGTCTGACAAACGAGAAGCATCTGGTAGTATATTCATTGGGAAATTATATTTCCAATATGTCCGCCCGTCGCACGGATGGCGGCTTGATGGTCAAAATGGAATTAGTAAAAGATAGTACCACCCGACTCAACCATTGCGAATATAGCTTGGTATGGACAGCCCGTCCCGTTCAATCGAAAAAAAAGAATCATCAATTACTACCGATTAATTTCCCTACTGACTCCATTTCCGTAAATGCACGTAACTCTCTGAGAATCTTCGCAAATGATGCGCGAGCCCTCTTCAACAAGCATAATCGGGGAATAAAAGAATATCTTTTTTATAAAAAAAAGTAG
- a CDS encoding DNA polymerase III subunit gamma/tau — MENYIVSARKYRPSTFESVVGQRALTTTLKNAIATQKLAHAYLFCGPRGVGKTTCARIFAKTINCMTPTTDGEACNECESCVAFNEQRSYNIHELDAASNNSVDDIRQLVEQVRIPPQIGKYKVYIIDEVHMLSASAFNAFLKTLEEPPRHAIFILATTEKHKILPTILSRCQIYDFNRISVEDTVNHLSYVAAKENITAEPEALNVIAMKADGGMRDALSIFDQVVSFTGGNITYKSVIENLNVLDYEYYFRLTDCFLENRVSDALLLFNDVLNKGFDGSHFITGLSSHCRDLLVSKDAATLPLLEVGASIRQRYQEQAQKCPLQFLYRAMKLCNDCDLNYRASKNKRLLVELTLIQVAQLTTEGDDVSGGRGPKQTIKPVFTQPAAAQQPQVASATSAQQTTVHTAPSPATAPSAANTAVRQPQVSVASGAAAPVNTASAPSQSAGISSISKEERKIPVMKMSSLGVSIKNPQRDQAAQNTAKNNVAQVQIQPEEDFIFNDRDLNYYWQEYAGQLPKEQVAIAKRMQVIRPVLLNNSTTFEVVVDNEIAAKDFTALIPELQTYLRGRLKNSKVAMTVRVSEPTETVRAVGRVEKFQMMAQKNQALMQLKDEFGLELY; from the coding sequence ATGGAGAACTATATTGTATCAGCTCGTAAGTACCGTCCGTCCACATTCGAATCGGTGGTGGGACAACGAGCGTTGACTACTACATTAAAGAATGCAATCGCTACCCAGAAATTGGCTCATGCTTATTTGTTTTGCGGACCGCGCGGGGTGGGAAAGACTACTTGTGCGCGTATCTTCGCCAAAACCATCAACTGTATGACGCCTACTACCGATGGTGAAGCCTGCAACGAATGCGAATCGTGTGTGGCTTTCAACGAACAGCGGTCGTATAATATCCATGAACTTGATGCCGCTTCCAACAATTCGGTGGATGATATCCGTCAATTGGTGGAACAGGTGCGCATCCCGCCACAGATCGGTAAATATAAGGTATATATTATCGATGAGGTGCATATGCTCTCGGCTTCCGCTTTCAACGCATTCTTGAAAACATTGGAGGAACCTCCCCGTCACGCTATCTTTATTCTGGCTACGACGGAGAAGCATAAGATTCTTCCGACTATCCTTTCCCGTTGCCAGATTTATGATTTTAACCGGATCAGTGTCGAAGATACGGTGAATCATTTGTCGTACGTTGCTGCAAAAGAAAATATTACGGCAGAACCCGAAGCGCTGAATGTCATTGCGATGAAAGCGGATGGAGGTATGCGTGACGCATTGTCTATCTTCGATCAGGTAGTGAGTTTTACGGGAGGGAATATTACTTATAAGAGTGTTATTGAGAACTTGAACGTTCTCGATTACGAATATTATTTCCGTCTGACGGATTGTTTTCTTGAAAACAGGGTGAGTGATGCGTTGTTGCTTTTCAATGATGTACTGAATAAAGGATTTGACGGTAGTCACTTCATCACCGGATTATCTTCGCATTGCCGGGATTTGCTGGTCAGTAAGGATGCCGCTACCTTGCCATTACTGGAAGTAGGGGCGAGCATACGTCAGCGTTATCAGGAACAGGCGCAGAAATGCCCGTTGCAGTTTCTTTACCGTGCGATGAAACTTTGCAATGATTGTGATTTGAATTACCGTGCCAGCAAGAACAAGCGCTTACTGGTGGAACTGACCTTGATACAGGTTGCCCAGCTTACCACCGAGGGGGATGACGTAAGTGGTGGGCGTGGCCCTAAGCAGACCATAAAACCCGTATTCACCCAACCTGCCGCAGCTCAGCAGCCGCAGGTCGCTTCTGCAACGTCTGCTCAACAGACTACTGTTCATACTGCTCCGTCTCCGGCTACTGCTCCGTCTGCCGCTAATACTGCTGTGCGTCAACCGCAGGTATCTGTTGCTTCGGGGGCTGCTGCTCCGGTAAATACTGCTTCCGCTCCGTCACAGAGTGCTGGAATTTCTTCGATTTCCAAAGAGGAACGGAAGATTCCTGTGATGAAGATGTCTAGTCTGGGAGTATCTATCAAAAATCCGCAACGTGATCAGGCTGCTCAGAATACAGCCAAAAACAATGTTGCTCAGGTTCAAATACAGCCGGAAGAAGACTTTATCTTCAACGACAGAGATTTGAATTATTACTGGCAGGAATATGCGGGACAGTTACCCAAAGAACAGGTAGCTATAGCAAAGCGTATGCAAGTGATACGTCCGGTATTATTGAATAATTCGACTACTTTTGAAGTAGTGGTCGATAATGAGATTGCTGCTAAAGATTTTACAGCTTTGATTCCGGAATTACAGACTTACCTTCGTGGAAGATTGAAGAACAGCAAAGTGGCGATGACAGTACGGGTCAGTGAACCTACGGAAACTGTTCGGGCGGTTGGTCGTGTTGAGAAGTTCCAGATGATGGCTCAGAAGAATCAGGCGCTCATGCAACTGAAAGATGAGTTCGGACTTGAATTATATTAA